Proteins encoded by one window of Scatophagus argus isolate fScaArg1 chromosome 8, fScaArg1.pri, whole genome shotgun sequence:
- the plekhm2 gene encoding pleckstrin homology domain-containing family M member 2 isoform X1, producing MDQLKVKDRILENISLSVKKLQSYFAACEDETPAIRNHDRVLQRLCEHLDHALLYGLQDISSGYWVLVLHFTRREAVRQIDQLQHIATNLGRSRAWLYLALSESSLESYLRLFQENQALLQKYYFKNALVCSHDHLTLFLTLVSGLEFIRFDLELDVPYLDVAPYMPEYYKPQNLLDFEERLPSSDSLSLHSFTSLTSTNLEWDDSAIAPSSEDYDFGDIFPVLQSLPSADWEEGDLTDQASCPRSSGSDPLTVISDTVVLSAGPVKMKVAVHLSPHSPTFRHNPFNEDSDTNTTNTSADVTPVHVASRHNTTGDDMENGNNELEVIRMARRRKPAKKRRGKGSTDSSSSIHNSVSSEHMEMDNSLLASEDVDPLNCTVIQLDADAESRRNRVGTEVVDEGDEDGVEGLLRLPEMTDTSMDRVGQPLSDVMDRLNGALDKEEAWERSEKGPEKNSEGCDQGPEPPEKQPFREDSGGEPPDRAPGETSPSPLGTSPNFLQTSSANADLCCFTPFSPDSTPSGGGHYDFTEHGEPQTLSGGPEIEGEAKATAGQEPDMNAREEDTEGGQATDKSAEEAEELQEEMLSPSESSHPAEFKVDNNHLLLLMIHVFRENEEQLFKMLRMSTGHMEGDLQPLYLLLTDCYIYLLRKGAAEKPYTVEDAVSYNELDYISVGLDQQTVTVVCTNRRRKFLLDTADASLTLWFLSVLKSAMVKGCREPPYPSVLTDATMEKLALTKFVSQESQCEVSEVSIQLYSLVHWEDPLDMTQGGSPSSGAPSSTKDGTLQYRAGTTYLGKELWKSCYIILSNGILYLYAERTDVTPLLSVTMGGEHCGGCRRSNSTERPHAFQVILTERPPLELSANNEQDMADWMQLLCQSVSKGVIPQGVAPTPCIPCCLVVTDRKLLTCHQDCQTSFFRLLGSVDIGDVTAVSVENNKEYCVIEFAADRAHFLPPWVLYFSGSEERNRLLEALGSTWKAIFQVDLPRREVMDVALQKRCGEALALMSSAWQRADSLARGRAQREPWC from the exons TTGCAGAGTTACTTTGCAGCCTGTGAAGATGAGACTCCAGCCATCCGAAATCACGACCGGGTTTTGCAGCGACTATGTGAACACCTTGACCATGCTCTGCTTTATGG ACTGCAGGACATCTCGTCAGGCTACTGGGTCCTGGTCCTTCACTTCACCAGGAGAGAGGCTGTCCGTCAGATAGATCAACTTCAGCACATTGCAACCAACCTTGGTCGAA GTCGTGCATGGTTGTACCTGGCACTGAGTGAGAGCTCTTTAGAGAGCTATCTACGACTCTTCCAGGAGAACCAAGCATTACTGCAGAAGTATTATTTCAA GAACGCACTGGTCTGTAGTCATGATCATCTCACGCTCTTCCTCACACTGGTTTCTGGTCTGGAGTTCATTCGCTTTGATCTGGAGCTG GATGTGCCCTATCTGGACGTGGCCCCCTACATGCCAGAGTACTACAAACCCCAGAACCTGCTGGACTTTGAGGAAAGACTGCCCAGTTCAGACAGCTTGTCCCTGCACTCCTTCACCTCGCTCACCTCCACCAACCTGGAGTGGGATGACAGTGCCATAGCCCCCTCCAGCGAAG ATTATGATTTTGGTGACATCTTCCCCGTGTTGCAGTCATTGCCAAGTGCAGACTGGGAAG AGGGTGACCTGACTGACCAGGCCAGCTGCCCACGATCCAGTGGCTCTGATCCCCTGACAGTCATCAGTGACACAGTGGTTCTTTCAGCTGGCCCTGTCAAGATGAAGGTGGCGGTTCATCTTTCTCCGCACAGCCCCACGTTCAGACACAACCCTTTCAACGAGGATTCAGACACTAATACCACCAACACGTCGGCTGATGTCACACCAGTTCATGTGGCCAGCCGCCACAACACCACTGGAGATGACATGGAGAACGGCAACAACGAGCTGGAGGTCATCAG GATGGCCAGACGAAGGAAACCTGCCAAGAAGCGACGAGGGAAGGGCTCCACAGattccagcagcagcatccataACTCTGTCTCCTCCGAGCACATGGAAATGGACAACAGCCTCCTGGCCTCAGAGGATGTAGATCCCTTAAACTGCACTGTAATTCAGCTGGATGCTGATGCAGAATCAAGGAGAAACAGGGTGGGAACAGAAGTTGTTGATGAAGGAGATGAGGACGGAGTAGAAGGTCTCCTGCGGCTTCCAGAGATGACCGACACCTCCATGGATAGGGTGGGCCAGCCCCTTAGTGATGTCATGGACCGACTCAACGGAGCTCTGGATAAGGAGGAGGCCTGGGAGCGCTCAGAGAAGGGGCCGGAAAAAAACAGTGAGGGCTGTGACCAAGGCCCCGAGccccctgaaaagcagccctTTCGAGAGGATTCAGGGGGCGAGCCACCTGACCGAGCCCCAGGAGAGACGTCTCCCTCCCCACTGGGCACAAGCCCAAACTTCCTGCAGACCTCTTCTGCAAATGCAGACTTATGCTGCTTTACCCCCTTCAGTCCAGACTCTACTCCCTCAGGTGGTGGCCACTATGACTTTACAGAGCATGGCGAGCCGCAGACTCTATCAGGTGGCCCTGAAATTGAAGGAGAAGCAAAAGCAACAGCAGGACAGGAGCCAGACATGAATGCCAGGGAGGAAGACACAGAAGGAGGACAGGCAACAGACAAGAGTGCTGAGGAAGCAGAAGAACTACAAGAGGAGATGCTCAGTCCCTCTGAGAGTTCTCATCCTGCAGAGTTTAA GGTGGACAACAATCACCTGCTTCTTCTCATGATAcatgttttcagagaaaatgaggagCAGCTCTTCAAG ATGTTGAGAATGAGCACAGGCCATATGGAGGGAGACCTGCAGCCTCTTtacctgctgctgactgactgttACATCTACCTGCTTAGGAAAG GTGCAGCAGAGAAGCCCTACACTGTAGAGGATGCTGTTTCTTATAATGAGCTGGACTATATTTCA GTGGGCCTGGACCAGCAGACAGTGACAGTGGTTTGCACCAACAGACGTAGAAAATTCCTGTTGGACACAGCTGATGCTTCCCTGACTCT TTGGTTCTTGTCTGTCCTCAAGTCAGCCATGGTGAAGGGCTGTCGTGAGCCTCCTTACCCCTCTGTTCTGACTGATGCTACCATGGAGAAACTGGCACTCACCAAGTTTGTCTCCCAGGAATCACAGTGTGAG GTATCTGAAGTGTCTATCCAACTGTATTCACTGGTCCACTGGGAGGATCCCTTGGACATGACCCAGGGTGGCTCACCAAGCTCTGGAGCACCTTCCAGCACCAAGGATGGGACTCTGCAGTACCGGGCTGGAACCACCTATCTGGGCAAAGAGCTGTGGAAAAGCTGCTACATCATCCTCAG CAATGGGATTCTGTACCTGTATGCAGAGAGAACTGATGTGACGCCTCTGCTGTCCGTCACTATGGG AGGAGAGCACTGTGGAGGCTGCCGTCGCTCAAACAGCACAGAGCGTCCTCACGCCTTCCAGGTCATCCTGACAGAGCGGCCTCCGCTGGAGCTCAGCGCCAACAATGAGCAGGACATGGCCGACtggatgcagctgctctgcCAGTCTGTCTCCAAAGGG GTTATTCCTCAGGGTGTGGCTCCCACTCCATGTATCCCATGTTGCCTAGtagtgacagacaggaagctccTAACCTGCCATCAGGACTGTCAGACCAGCTTCTTCCGCTTGCTGGGCAGCGTTGATATCGGTGACGTCACAGCTGTCAGCGTGGAGAACAACAAAGAGTACTGTGTCATT GAGTTTGCAGCAGATCGGGCCCATTTCCTTCCTCCATGGGTCTTGTACTTCAGCGGCTCTGAGGAGAGAAATCGACTGCTGGAGGCGTTAGGCAGTACTTGGAAGGCCATTTTCCAG GTTGATCTCCCTCGCAGAGAGGTGATGGATGTGGCCTTGCAGAAGCGTTGTGGTGAGGCCCTCGCCCTGATGAGTAGTGCCTGGCAGAGGGCAGACAGTTTGGCCCGAGGCAGAGCCCAGCGTGAACCCTGGTgctga
- the plekhm2 gene encoding pleckstrin homology domain-containing family M member 2 isoform X2, with the protein MDQLKVKDRILENISLSVKKLQSYFAACEDETPAIRNHDRVLQRLCEHLDHALLYGLQDISSGYWVLVLHFTRREAVRQIDQLQHIATNLGRSRAWLYLALSESSLESYLRLFQENQALLQKYYFKNALVCSHDHLTLFLTLVSGLEFIRFDLELDVPYLDVAPYMPEYYKPQNLLDFEERLPSSDSLSLHSFTSLTSTNLEWDDSAIAPSSEEGDLTDQASCPRSSGSDPLTVISDTVVLSAGPVKMKVAVHLSPHSPTFRHNPFNEDSDTNTTNTSADVTPVHVASRHNTTGDDMENGNNELEVIRMARRRKPAKKRRGKGSTDSSSSIHNSVSSEHMEMDNSLLASEDVDPLNCTVIQLDADAESRRNRVGTEVVDEGDEDGVEGLLRLPEMTDTSMDRVGQPLSDVMDRLNGALDKEEAWERSEKGPEKNSEGCDQGPEPPEKQPFREDSGGEPPDRAPGETSPSPLGTSPNFLQTSSANADLCCFTPFSPDSTPSGGGHYDFTEHGEPQTLSGGPEIEGEAKATAGQEPDMNAREEDTEGGQATDKSAEEAEELQEEMLSPSESSHPAEFKVDNNHLLLLMIHVFRENEEQLFKMLRMSTGHMEGDLQPLYLLLTDCYIYLLRKGAAEKPYTVEDAVSYNELDYISVGLDQQTVTVVCTNRRRKFLLDTADASLTLWFLSVLKSAMVKGCREPPYPSVLTDATMEKLALTKFVSQESQCEVSEVSIQLYSLVHWEDPLDMTQGGSPSSGAPSSTKDGTLQYRAGTTYLGKELWKSCYIILSNGILYLYAERTDVTPLLSVTMGGEHCGGCRRSNSTERPHAFQVILTERPPLELSANNEQDMADWMQLLCQSVSKGVIPQGVAPTPCIPCCLVVTDRKLLTCHQDCQTSFFRLLGSVDIGDVTAVSVENNKEYCVIEFAADRAHFLPPWVLYFSGSEERNRLLEALGSTWKAIFQVDLPRREVMDVALQKRCGEALALMSSAWQRADSLARGRAQREPWC; encoded by the exons TTGCAGAGTTACTTTGCAGCCTGTGAAGATGAGACTCCAGCCATCCGAAATCACGACCGGGTTTTGCAGCGACTATGTGAACACCTTGACCATGCTCTGCTTTATGG ACTGCAGGACATCTCGTCAGGCTACTGGGTCCTGGTCCTTCACTTCACCAGGAGAGAGGCTGTCCGTCAGATAGATCAACTTCAGCACATTGCAACCAACCTTGGTCGAA GTCGTGCATGGTTGTACCTGGCACTGAGTGAGAGCTCTTTAGAGAGCTATCTACGACTCTTCCAGGAGAACCAAGCATTACTGCAGAAGTATTATTTCAA GAACGCACTGGTCTGTAGTCATGATCATCTCACGCTCTTCCTCACACTGGTTTCTGGTCTGGAGTTCATTCGCTTTGATCTGGAGCTG GATGTGCCCTATCTGGACGTGGCCCCCTACATGCCAGAGTACTACAAACCCCAGAACCTGCTGGACTTTGAGGAAAGACTGCCCAGTTCAGACAGCTTGTCCCTGCACTCCTTCACCTCGCTCACCTCCACCAACCTGGAGTGGGATGACAGTGCCATAGCCCCCTCCAGCGAAG AGGGTGACCTGACTGACCAGGCCAGCTGCCCACGATCCAGTGGCTCTGATCCCCTGACAGTCATCAGTGACACAGTGGTTCTTTCAGCTGGCCCTGTCAAGATGAAGGTGGCGGTTCATCTTTCTCCGCACAGCCCCACGTTCAGACACAACCCTTTCAACGAGGATTCAGACACTAATACCACCAACACGTCGGCTGATGTCACACCAGTTCATGTGGCCAGCCGCCACAACACCACTGGAGATGACATGGAGAACGGCAACAACGAGCTGGAGGTCATCAG GATGGCCAGACGAAGGAAACCTGCCAAGAAGCGACGAGGGAAGGGCTCCACAGattccagcagcagcatccataACTCTGTCTCCTCCGAGCACATGGAAATGGACAACAGCCTCCTGGCCTCAGAGGATGTAGATCCCTTAAACTGCACTGTAATTCAGCTGGATGCTGATGCAGAATCAAGGAGAAACAGGGTGGGAACAGAAGTTGTTGATGAAGGAGATGAGGACGGAGTAGAAGGTCTCCTGCGGCTTCCAGAGATGACCGACACCTCCATGGATAGGGTGGGCCAGCCCCTTAGTGATGTCATGGACCGACTCAACGGAGCTCTGGATAAGGAGGAGGCCTGGGAGCGCTCAGAGAAGGGGCCGGAAAAAAACAGTGAGGGCTGTGACCAAGGCCCCGAGccccctgaaaagcagccctTTCGAGAGGATTCAGGGGGCGAGCCACCTGACCGAGCCCCAGGAGAGACGTCTCCCTCCCCACTGGGCACAAGCCCAAACTTCCTGCAGACCTCTTCTGCAAATGCAGACTTATGCTGCTTTACCCCCTTCAGTCCAGACTCTACTCCCTCAGGTGGTGGCCACTATGACTTTACAGAGCATGGCGAGCCGCAGACTCTATCAGGTGGCCCTGAAATTGAAGGAGAAGCAAAAGCAACAGCAGGACAGGAGCCAGACATGAATGCCAGGGAGGAAGACACAGAAGGAGGACAGGCAACAGACAAGAGTGCTGAGGAAGCAGAAGAACTACAAGAGGAGATGCTCAGTCCCTCTGAGAGTTCTCATCCTGCAGAGTTTAA GGTGGACAACAATCACCTGCTTCTTCTCATGATAcatgttttcagagaaaatgaggagCAGCTCTTCAAG ATGTTGAGAATGAGCACAGGCCATATGGAGGGAGACCTGCAGCCTCTTtacctgctgctgactgactgttACATCTACCTGCTTAGGAAAG GTGCAGCAGAGAAGCCCTACACTGTAGAGGATGCTGTTTCTTATAATGAGCTGGACTATATTTCA GTGGGCCTGGACCAGCAGACAGTGACAGTGGTTTGCACCAACAGACGTAGAAAATTCCTGTTGGACACAGCTGATGCTTCCCTGACTCT TTGGTTCTTGTCTGTCCTCAAGTCAGCCATGGTGAAGGGCTGTCGTGAGCCTCCTTACCCCTCTGTTCTGACTGATGCTACCATGGAGAAACTGGCACTCACCAAGTTTGTCTCCCAGGAATCACAGTGTGAG GTATCTGAAGTGTCTATCCAACTGTATTCACTGGTCCACTGGGAGGATCCCTTGGACATGACCCAGGGTGGCTCACCAAGCTCTGGAGCACCTTCCAGCACCAAGGATGGGACTCTGCAGTACCGGGCTGGAACCACCTATCTGGGCAAAGAGCTGTGGAAAAGCTGCTACATCATCCTCAG CAATGGGATTCTGTACCTGTATGCAGAGAGAACTGATGTGACGCCTCTGCTGTCCGTCACTATGGG AGGAGAGCACTGTGGAGGCTGCCGTCGCTCAAACAGCACAGAGCGTCCTCACGCCTTCCAGGTCATCCTGACAGAGCGGCCTCCGCTGGAGCTCAGCGCCAACAATGAGCAGGACATGGCCGACtggatgcagctgctctgcCAGTCTGTCTCCAAAGGG GTTATTCCTCAGGGTGTGGCTCCCACTCCATGTATCCCATGTTGCCTAGtagtgacagacaggaagctccTAACCTGCCATCAGGACTGTCAGACCAGCTTCTTCCGCTTGCTGGGCAGCGTTGATATCGGTGACGTCACAGCTGTCAGCGTGGAGAACAACAAAGAGTACTGTGTCATT GAGTTTGCAGCAGATCGGGCCCATTTCCTTCCTCCATGGGTCTTGTACTTCAGCGGCTCTGAGGAGAGAAATCGACTGCTGGAGGCGTTAGGCAGTACTTGGAAGGCCATTTTCCAG GTTGATCTCCCTCGCAGAGAGGTGATGGATGTGGCCTTGCAGAAGCGTTGTGGTGAGGCCCTCGCCCTGATGAGTAGTGCCTGGCAGAGGGCAGACAGTTTGGCCCGAGGCAGAGCCCAGCGTGAACCCTGGTgctga